A stretch of Vannielia litorea DNA encodes these proteins:
- a CDS encoding metallophosphoesterase, whose translation MRVYAIGDIHGHLDKLKAVHAFIEQDRRRMKDADAPVVHVGDLVDRGPDSAGVLGYLAEGVAAGKPWVILKGNHDRMMRRFLEPERLRDPLRPDLHWLQDNIGGRSTLASYGVDTDPARGKEAIHEDSRAAVPETHVALLDGMKTHHRMPGLYFVHAGVRPGVGFDAQVEDDLVWIREPFLSDTRDHGALVVHGHSPVALATHYGNRLNIDSAAAYGGPLSAVVIEGKGLAVSLLTETGRRPLVPVRAMVG comes from the coding sequence ATGCGGGTTTACGCGATTGGCGACATTCACGGCCATCTCGACAAGCTGAAGGCGGTTCACGCCTTCATCGAGCAGGATCGTCGGCGCATGAAGGATGCCGATGCCCCCGTGGTGCATGTGGGCGATCTGGTGGATCGCGGGCCGGATTCGGCCGGGGTGCTGGGGTATCTGGCCGAGGGCGTTGCAGCCGGGAAGCCCTGGGTGATCCTCAAGGGCAACCACGACAGGATGATGCGCCGTTTTCTCGAGCCCGAGCGGCTGCGCGACCCGCTGCGCCCCGACCTGCACTGGTTGCAAGACAACATCGGCGGGCGGAGCACGCTGGCGAGCTACGGGGTGGATACCGATCCGGCGCGGGGCAAGGAGGCGATCCACGAAGATTCGCGCGCAGCGGTGCCCGAGACGCATGTGGCGCTGCTCGACGGGATGAAGACCCACCACCGGATGCCGGGCCTGTACTTCGTGCATGCCGGGGTGCGGCCGGGTGTGGGTTTTGATGCGCAGGTCGAGGATGATCTCGTGTGGATTCGCGAGCCCTTCCTTTCGGATACGCGGGACCACGGGGCTTTGGTGGTGCATGGCCACAGCCCGGTGGCCTTGGCCACACATTACGGCAACCGGCTGAACATCGACAGCGCCGCGGCCTACGGCGGCCCGCTCTCTGCCGTGGTGATCGAGGGCAAGGGGCTGGCGGTTTCGCTGCTGACGGAGACCGGGCGCAGGCCGCTGGTTCCTGTCAGGGCGATGGTGGGCTGA
- a CDS encoding ammonium transporter — MQFRKFIPAAAALTAAIALPAMGFAQEAEADMTPPTGEIGYIFTTFMFLVTGFLVMWMAAGFSMLEAGLVRQKNVTMQLTKNVALFSIAGIMYYLIGYNLMYPGDGWTSEGYLGAFGPAVLEAVGLMDGETPVETDLTYASVGSDFFFQLMFCATTASIVSGTLAERIKLWPFLIFTIILTGLIYPIQASWKWGGGFLAPGAEGVTDFLDFAGSTVVHSTGGWAALAGALILGPRLGKYKDGRVFPMPGSNLTLATLGTFILWLGWFGFNGGSQLYMDTAGNVADISRIMANTNTAAAGGALAAMILTQILYKKVDLTMVLNGALAGLVSITAEPLTPGLGMATIIGAVGGVIVVFAVPFLDKLKIDDVVGAIPVHLFAGIWGTLAVCITNGDASLATQIKGIVVVGIFVFVVSGVVWFILKAAMGIRCSEEDEIAGLDTSELGMEAYPEFAKG, encoded by the coding sequence ATGCAATTCCGCAAATTCATCCCGGCCGCTGCGGCCCTGACGGCCGCGATCGCGCTGCCCGCCATGGGCTTTGCGCAGGAGGCCGAAGCCGACATGACGCCGCCGACCGGCGAAATCGGCTACATCTTCACCACCTTCATGTTCCTCGTCACCGGCTTCCTGGTGATGTGGATGGCCGCGGGCTTCTCGATGCTCGAGGCCGGTCTCGTCCGCCAGAAGAACGTGACCATGCAGCTCACCAAGAACGTGGCGCTCTTCTCGATCGCCGGGATCATGTACTACCTCATCGGCTACAACCTGATGTACCCCGGTGACGGTTGGACCTCCGAGGGCTATCTCGGTGCCTTCGGCCCCGCGGTCCTGGAAGCGGTTGGCCTGATGGATGGCGAGACCCCGGTTGAAACCGACCTCACCTATGCCTCCGTCGGCTCGGACTTCTTCTTCCAGCTGATGTTCTGCGCCACCACCGCGTCGATCGTCTCGGGCACCCTGGCCGAGCGCATCAAGCTGTGGCCCTTCCTGATCTTCACGATCATCCTGACCGGCCTGATCTACCCGATCCAGGCTTCGTGGAAATGGGGCGGCGGCTTCCTGGCCCCCGGCGCCGAAGGCGTGACCGACTTCCTCGACTTCGCCGGTTCGACCGTGGTGCACTCCACGGGTGGCTGGGCCGCCCTCGCCGGTGCGCTCATCCTCGGCCCGCGTCTTGGCAAGTACAAGGATGGCCGCGTGTTCCCGATGCCCGGCTCCAACCTGACGCTGGCCACCCTGGGTACCTTCATCCTGTGGCTCGGCTGGTTCGGCTTCAACGGCGGTTCGCAGCTCTACATGGACACGGCCGGCAACGTGGCTGACATCTCCCGCATCATGGCCAACACCAACACGGCGGCTGCCGGCGGTGCGCTCGCGGCGATGATCCTGACCCAGATCCTCTACAAGAAGGTCGATCTCACCATGGTGCTCAACGGCGCTCTCGCGGGCCTCGTCTCGATCACCGCAGAGCCGCTGACCCCGGGCCTCGGCATGGCCACCATCATCGGTGCCGTCGGCGGCGTGATCGTGGTCTTCGCGGTGCCGTTCCTCGACAAGCTCAAGATCGACGATGTGGTCGGCGCCATCCCGGTGCACCTCTTCGCCGGCATCTGGGGCACCCTGGCCGTATGCATCACCAACGGTGACGCCTCGCTGGCCACCCAGATCAAGGGCATCGTCGTGGTCGGTATCTTCGTCTTCGTGGTGAGCGGCGTGGTCTGGTTCATCCTGAAGGCCGCCATGGGCATCCGGTGCAGCGAGGAAGACGAGATCGCAGGTCTCGACACCTCCGAGCTGGGCATGGAAGCCTACCCGGAATTCGCCAAGGGCTGA
- the serB gene encoding phosphoserine phosphatase SerB yields MQIVTLIAKPGGLDPAAAEALRNAWGGGSLQWLAPDEAAEFAVEAVPGNHWDVWAEMQALGIDMAVQPAEGRRKTMLLADMDSTMIRQECIDELAEEAGVGARVKEITARAMNGELDFEGALRERVGLLAGLPESIIGKVLDERIELMPGGRALLATMKAHGAYCALVSGGFTAFTARVGEALGFDENRANTLLIEGGKLSGKVADPILGKAAKVQALEEITARLGISEADVLAVGDGANDLGMLGRAGAGVALHAKPVVAAECDLRINHGDLTALLYLQGYAKSEFLGGPE; encoded by the coding sequence ATGCAGATCGTCACCCTGATCGCCAAGCCGGGCGGGCTCGACCCCGCCGCCGCTGAGGCCCTGCGCAACGCCTGGGGCGGCGGCAGCCTGCAATGGCTCGCGCCCGACGAGGCGGCGGAGTTCGCCGTGGAGGCCGTGCCGGGCAACCACTGGGATGTCTGGGCCGAGATGCAGGCGTTGGGCATCGACATGGCGGTGCAGCCCGCCGAAGGCCGCCGCAAGACGATGCTGCTCGCCGACATGGACAGCACGATGATCCGCCAGGAGTGCATCGACGAGCTGGCCGAGGAGGCGGGCGTCGGCGCGCGGGTGAAGGAGATCACCGCCCGGGCGATGAACGGCGAGCTGGATTTCGAAGGCGCCCTGCGCGAGCGGGTCGGCCTGCTGGCCGGTCTGCCCGAGAGCATCATCGGCAAGGTGCTGGACGAGCGGATCGAGCTCATGCCCGGCGGGCGCGCACTTCTGGCGACGATGAAGGCGCATGGCGCCTACTGCGCCCTGGTCTCCGGCGGCTTCACCGCCTTCACCGCCCGCGTGGGAGAGGCCCTGGGTTTCGACGAGAACCGCGCCAACACCCTGCTGATCGAGGGCGGCAAGCTCTCGGGCAAGGTCGCCGACCCGATCCTCGGCAAGGCCGCCAAGGTGCAGGCGCTGGAAGAGATCACCGCGCGGCTTGGCATATCCGAGGCCGATGTGCTGGCCGTGGGCGACGGCGCGAATGACCTCGGGATGCTCGGGCGGGCCGGCGCGGGCGTGGCGCTGCATGCCAAGCCGGTGGTGGCCGCCGAATGTGACCTTCGGATCAACCACGGAGACCTCACGGCGCTGCTCTACCTGCAAGGCTACGCGAAGAGCGAGTTCCTCGGCGGTCCTGAATAG
- a CDS encoding phosphoserine transaminase codes for MATPAPAARPANPRFSSGPCAKIPTFSLDKLSDAALGRSHRAAVGKTKLKAAIETTREILGIPADYRIGIVPASDTGAVEMAMWSLLGARKATMVAWESFGAGWVTDVVKQLKIDAEVKTAEYGEIVDFADVDFDTDVVFTWNGTTSGVRLPNGEAIPADREGLTICDATSAAFAMDLPWDKLDVTTFSWQKVLGGEAAHGMLVLSPRAVERLESYTPAWPLPKIFRLTKGGKLIEGVFVGETINTPSMLAVEDYLLALDWAKSVGGLKGLIARADANAKAIFDFCESRDWIANLAADPATRSNTSVCLKFTDARITDGAAFAKAVAKRLEAEGVALDVGAYRDAPPGLRIWCGGTVETSDIEAMLPWLEWAFAAEIDALTEAV; via the coding sequence ATGGCTACCCCCGCTCCGGCCGCGCGTCCGGCGAATCCGCGCTTCTCATCCGGCCCCTGCGCCAAAATCCCCACATTCTCGCTCGACAAGCTCTCCGATGCCGCCCTCGGCCGCTCGCACCGCGCCGCCGTGGGCAAGACAAAGCTGAAAGCCGCCATCGAGACGACCCGCGAGATCCTCGGCATCCCCGCCGATTACCGCATCGGCATCGTGCCGGCCTCCGACACCGGCGCCGTGGAAATGGCCATGTGGAGCCTGCTCGGCGCCCGCAAGGCGACGATGGTGGCCTGGGAGAGCTTTGGTGCCGGCTGGGTGACCGACGTGGTCAAGCAGCTGAAGATCGACGCCGAGGTGAAGACGGCCGAGTATGGCGAGATCGTCGACTTTGCTGACGTGGATTTCGACACAGACGTGGTGTTCACCTGGAACGGCACCACCTCGGGCGTGCGCCTGCCCAACGGCGAGGCGATCCCGGCGGACCGCGAAGGCCTGACCATCTGCGACGCGACCTCGGCCGCCTTCGCGATGGACCTGCCCTGGGACAAGCTCGACGTGACCACCTTCTCCTGGCAGAAGGTGCTGGGCGGCGAGGCGGCCCACGGGATGCTGGTGCTGAGCCCCCGCGCCGTGGAGCGGCTCGAGAGCTACACCCCGGCCTGGCCGCTGCCCAAGATCTTCCGCCTCACCAAGGGCGGCAAACTGATCGAGGGTGTCTTCGTCGGCGAAACCATCAACACGCCCTCCATGCTGGCCGTCGAGGATTACCTCTTGGCGCTCGACTGGGCAAAATCCGTGGGCGGGCTGAAGGGCCTCATCGCCCGTGCGGACGCCAACGCCAAGGCGATCTTCGACTTCTGCGAGAGCCGCGACTGGATCGCCAACCTCGCCGCGGACCCGGCGACGCGTTCCAACACCAGCGTGTGCCTGAAGTTCACTGATGCGCGCATCACCGACGGCGCCGCCTTTGCCAAGGCCGTGGCCAAGCGGCTCGAGGCGGAGGGCGTGGCGCTTGACGTGGGCGCCTATCGCGACGCGCCTCCGGGCCTGCGCATCTGGTGCGGCGGGACGGTCGAGACCTCCGATATCGAGGCGATGCTGCCCTGGCTCGAATGGGCCTTTGCCGCCGAGATCGACGCGCTCACCGAAGCCGTCTGA
- a CDS encoding MlaC/ttg2D family ABC transporter substrate-binding protein, which translates to MKISTAASDTGLLTRRSLIAGGAALAASGLALPRAAFALSTGASQQLVTAAVNDINKVIASGKSESAMLSDFQRIFVRYADLNYISFYSLGAAARGASKAQMQAYTQAFSAYVSRKYGRRFREFIGGKIEVKGARSVKSWIEVDTMAILRGSAPFDVTFFVSDKSGSHKFFNLFIADVNMLLTERTEIGAMLDRRGGKIDALIQDLKRA; encoded by the coding sequence ATGAAGATTTCTACAGCGGCCAGTGACACCGGTCTCCTGACCCGGCGCAGCCTGATCGCCGGTGGCGCCGCCCTCGCGGCCTCCGGGCTCGCCTTGCCACGCGCAGCCTTCGCCCTGTCCACCGGCGCCTCGCAGCAACTCGTGACGGCGGCGGTGAACGACATCAACAAGGTCATCGCCTCGGGCAAATCCGAAAGCGCGATGCTGTCGGATTTCCAGCGCATCTTCGTGCGCTACGCGGATCTCAACTACATTTCCTTTTATTCCCTCGGCGCGGCCGCGCGCGGGGCGTCCAAGGCGCAGATGCAGGCCTATACGCAGGCCTTCTCCGCCTACGTGTCGCGCAAGTACGGGCGGCGGTTCCGGGAGTTCATCGGTGGCAAGATCGAGGTCAAGGGCGCCCGCAGCGTGAAGAGCTGGATCGAGGTGGATACGATGGCGATCCTGCGCGGCAGCGCGCCCTTCGATGTGACGTTTTTCGTCAGCGACAAGAGCGGCAGCCACAAGTTCTTCAACCTGTTCATCGCGGATGTGAACATGCTGCTCACCGAGCGCACCGAGATCGGCGCCATGCTCGATCGGCGCGGCGGCAAGATCGACGCGCTGATCCAGGATCTGAAGCGCGCTTGA
- a CDS encoding transglycosylase domain-containing protein — translation MSGSGRKKTPLVAEKRFSGASASAAAPKKPKAPRKTRKTRAKRPAPKGVLGWVARIVRFFMRVIWGVTWRMGAVVALIVAGAVGYFYTTLPENVSALLDARTRGSVTMLDRDGKVYAWRGETYGGKITVDNISPHLQNAIIATEDKRFYKHFGVSPRGIASAIAINLREGRGPLSGHGGSTLTQQTAKLLCLGIPYDEQAWESEAAYEADCRETTLWRKVKEMIYSMALEVRYTKDEVLAIYLNRAYLGASSRGFAAASQRYFGIPASELNPAQSAMLAGLLVAPTRYAPTSDLERSQARAATVLKLMQEQGYISAAEREQYTANPATLSQAAQARAGGYFADWVMDTGPDFLTKDTTEDVVLKTTLDQRIQKAAEEAMKVIFETKVKAGSTAQAAVVVMSADGAVRAMVGGRQTQVTGAFNRATMAKRQTGSSFKPFVYAAALDLGYTPNATVVDEPITINVPGSGPYSPKNYDRKFHGRVTLTEALANSYNIPAVKVSEAVGRENVRNIAEDFGIESDLAAGPALALGASESSLLEMTGAYAGILNGGTSVTPYGILELRIKGDDEVLMGQGGGLGERVITEEAAKYLVYMMSQTIEAGTGRRADIGRPAAGKTGTTNSARDAWFLGFTADYVVGVWMGYDDNTPLTGVTGGGLPADIWREVMVRVNEGLPVRELPMLVPQRAQPQVSQSQPPEQTAREQTEAERRAAERARRQAEREVERQQRQQRRRQSGDVAERILEDVLCGLLGCR, via the coding sequence ATGAGCGGTTCAGGACGGAAGAAGACGCCCCTCGTGGCGGAGAAGCGCTTTTCCGGCGCCTCTGCCAGTGCGGCGGCGCCAAAAAAGCCCAAGGCTCCCAGGAAAACGCGCAAGACGCGCGCCAAACGGCCTGCTCCGAAGGGCGTCCTTGGATGGGTGGCCCGGATCGTGCGGTTCTTCATGCGGGTGATCTGGGGCGTGACCTGGCGAATGGGCGCGGTGGTGGCCTTGATCGTGGCGGGGGCCGTCGGCTATTTCTACACCACGCTGCCCGAAAACGTATCGGCGCTGCTCGATGCCCGGACCCGCGGTTCGGTCACCATGCTGGACCGGGATGGAAAGGTTTATGCCTGGCGGGGCGAGACCTATGGCGGCAAGATCACCGTCGACAACATCTCCCCGCATCTCCAGAACGCCATCATCGCCACCGAAGACAAGCGCTTCTACAAGCACTTCGGGGTCAGCCCGCGTGGCATTGCCTCGGCCATTGCGATCAACCTGCGCGAAGGGCGCGGGCCGCTCTCGGGCCACGGCGGCTCGACCCTGACCCAGCAGACCGCCAAGCTGCTCTGTCTCGGGATCCCCTATGACGAGCAGGCCTGGGAGAGCGAGGCCGCCTACGAAGCCGACTGCCGTGAGACGACGCTGTGGCGGAAGGTGAAGGAGATGATCTACTCCATGGCGCTCGAGGTGCGCTACACCAAGGACGAGGTGCTGGCGATCTACCTCAACCGTGCCTATCTCGGCGCCTCCTCGCGCGGCTTTGCCGCCGCATCGCAAAGGTATTTCGGTATTCCGGCCAGCGAGTTGAACCCGGCGCAGTCGGCAATGCTGGCCGGGCTGCTCGTGGCGCCCACCCGCTACGCCCCCACCTCCGACCTGGAGCGCAGCCAGGCGCGGGCGGCCACCGTGCTGAAGCTGATGCAGGAGCAGGGCTATATCAGTGCGGCCGAGCGCGAGCAGTACACGGCCAACCCGGCCACGCTTTCGCAGGCCGCCCAGGCCCGGGCCGGCGGCTACTTTGCCGACTGGGTGATGGACACCGGCCCCGACTTTCTGACCAAGGACACCACCGAGGACGTGGTGCTGAAGACCACGCTCGACCAGCGCATCCAGAAGGCCGCCGAAGAGGCGATGAAGGTGATCTTCGAGACCAAGGTGAAGGCGGGCTCCACCGCCCAGGCCGCCGTGGTGGTGATGAGCGCCGACGGGGCGGTACGCGCCATGGTCGGCGGTCGGCAGACCCAGGTGACCGGGGCCTTCAACCGCGCCACAATGGCAAAGCGGCAGACCGGCTCGAGCTTCAAGCCCTTCGTCTATGCCGCCGCCCTCGACCTCGGCTACACGCCCAACGCCACGGTGGTGGATGAGCCGATCACGATCAACGTGCCCGGCTCGGGGCCCTACTCACCCAAGAACTACGACCGCAAGTTCCATGGCCGGGTCACGCTGACCGAGGCGCTGGCGAACAGCTACAACATCCCCGCCGTGAAGGTCTCGGAAGCGGTGGGCCGCGAGAACGTGCGCAACATCGCCGAGGACTTCGGGATAGAGAGCGACCTGGCCGCGGGCCCTGCGCTGGCGCTCGGGGCATCCGAATCGTCCCTGCTGGAGATGACCGGGGCCTATGCGGGCATTCTGAACGGCGGCACCTCCGTCACGCCCTATGGCATCCTCGAGCTGCGCATCAAGGGCGACGACGAGGTGCTGATGGGCCAGGGCGGCGGGCTTGGCGAGCGGGTCATCACCGAAGAGGCGGCCAAGTACCTCGTTTACATGATGAGCCAGACAATCGAAGCGGGCACCGGTCGCCGCGCCGACATCGGCCGCCCCGCCGCGGGCAAGACCGGCACCACGAACTCGGCACGCGATGCCTGGTTTCTCGGCTTCACCGCCGATTATGTGGTGGGCGTGTGGATGGGATACGACGACAACACCCCGCTGACCGGCGTCACCGGCGGCGGCCTGCCCGCCGATATCTGGCGCGAGGTGATGGTGCGCGTGAACGAGGGGCTGCCGGTGCGCGAGTTGCCGATGCTGGTGCCCCAGCGCGCGCAGCCGCAGGTCAGCCAGAGCCAGCCGCCCGAACAGACCGCCCGGGAACAGACCGAGGCCGAGCGCCGCGCCGCGGAGCGCGCCCGCCGCCAGGCAGAACGCGAGGTCGAACGGCAGCAGCGCCAGCAGCGCCGCCGTCAAAGCGGCGACGTGGCGGAGCGGATCCTGGAGGATGTGCTGTGCGGGCTTCTGGGTTGCCGCTGA
- a CDS encoding ArsR/SmtB family transcription factor, protein MDLPQTFAALADETRFGIVSRLLTHGASSAGGLVEGTGLSGPTVSRHLKVLREAGLVEVQVDGTHRIYTARPEAMRAIAKWTFDHRAFWAGNLDRLDALLALDPDDDRP, encoded by the coding sequence ATGGATTTGCCACAGACATTCGCCGCGCTCGCCGATGAGACCCGCTTCGGGATCGTCAGCCGGTTGCTGACCCACGGCGCGAGCAGCGCGGGCGGGCTGGTGGAGGGCACGGGGCTCTCCGGCCCCACAGTCTCGCGCCATCTCAAGGTGCTGCGCGAGGCGGGGCTGGTGGAGGTGCAGGTGGACGGCACCCACCGAATCTACACCGCCCGCCCCGAAGCGATGCGGGCGATTGCGAAATGGACATTCGACCACCGGGCCTTCTGGGCCGGCAACCTCGACCGGCTCGACGCGCTGCTGGCGCTCGACCCCGACGACGACAGACCTTGA
- a CDS encoding MlaA family lipoprotein gives MQYSVPTGRHLAPLLLVASVFLAGCTANTTGETVFDPYEAQNRKVHAFNKRVDRAMGGGKGGGVGQAIPEPVTLGLSNLSTNFSQPSYMMNHLLQGNMEGAMRNFWRALVNTTVGIGGLFDPATRIGLHDDATDFGVTLAKLGIQEGAYVELPILGPSTERDVAGKVFDVLLNPLQGVIKAEDQRKITVIRVFSRAGDRAKYSETVDSVLYDSADSYAQSRIIYLQNRRGQTGDTAAAEAEADEVYDSYEDFYSGQ, from the coding sequence TTGCAGTACTCAGTCCCGACAGGTCGCCATCTCGCCCCGCTTCTGCTTGTCGCTTCGGTCTTTCTGGCCGGATGCACGGCAAACACGACCGGCGAGACCGTCTTCGACCCCTACGAGGCGCAAAACCGCAAGGTTCATGCCTTCAACAAGCGGGTCGACCGCGCGATGGGGGGCGGCAAGGGCGGCGGTGTCGGACAGGCGATTCCCGAGCCGGTCACCCTGGGTCTGTCGAACCTCTCGACCAACTTCAGCCAGCCCAGCTACATGATGAACCACCTGTTGCAGGGCAACATGGAAGGGGCGATGCGCAACTTCTGGCGCGCGCTCGTCAACACTACCGTGGGCATCGGCGGCCTCTTCGACCCGGCCACCCGGATCGGCCTGCACGACGATGCCACCGATTTCGGCGTCACGCTGGCCAAGCTGGGCATCCAGGAGGGCGCCTACGTCGAGTTGCCCATCCTCGGCCCCTCCACCGAGCGCGACGTGGCCGGCAAGGTTTTCGACGTGTTGCTGAACCCGCTTCAGGGCGTGATCAAGGCCGAAGATCAGAGGAAAATCACCGTCATCCGCGTGTTCTCACGCGCCGGTGATCGCGCAAAGTATTCGGAAACCGTCGATTCTGTTCTATATGACAGTGCAGACAGCTACGCCCAGTCGCGGATCATCTACCTGCAGAACCGCAGGGGGCAGACCGGCGACACCGCAGCGGCGGAGGCAGAGGCAGATGAGGTTTACGACAGCTATGAAGATTTCTACAGCGGCCAGTGA
- the serA gene encoding phosphoglycerate dehydrogenase, with product MAPKVLISDKLSDAAIQIFKDRGIEVDFRPELGKDKEALAAVIGDYDGLAIRSATKVTAALLEKATNLKVVGRAGIGTDNVDKDAASKKGVIVMNTPFGNMITTAEHAIALMFAVARQIPEASASTHAGKWEKSKFMGVELTGKALGVIGAGNIGGIVCDRARGLHMKVLAYDPFLSEDKADAMGVHKVELEELLAKADFITLHVPLTDQTRNILSAENLAKTKKGVRIINCARGGLVDEAALAELLKSGHVAGAAFDVFAEEPATENVLFNLPNVVCTPHLGASTSEAQENVALQVAEQMSNYLLDGAVENALNMPSMTAEEAKVMGPWVKLASHLGAFIGQMTDEPIKAINILYDGVVSTMNLPALNCSVVAGIMKRANPDVNLVSAPVIAKERGVKISTTSQDKAGAFDGYIKVTVVTDIRERSIAGTVFSDGKPRFIQIKGINIDAEIGAHMLYTTNKDVPGIIGTLGQTLGTNGVNIANFTLGRSSVGKDAIALLYVDDRVPDTVLKKLADTELFQSIKPLQFDVA from the coding sequence ATGGCCCCCAAGGTTCTCATTTCCGACAAACTGTCGGACGCCGCAATCCAGATCTTCAAGGACCGTGGCATCGAGGTGGATTTCCGCCCCGAACTCGGCAAGGACAAGGAAGCGCTGGCCGCCGTCATCGGCGACTATGACGGGCTTGCCATCCGCTCCGCCACCAAGGTGACCGCCGCGTTGCTGGAGAAGGCCACCAACCTCAAGGTGGTCGGCCGTGCCGGGATCGGCACCGACAACGTGGACAAGGACGCCGCCTCCAAGAAGGGCGTGATCGTGATGAACACGCCCTTCGGCAACATGATCACCACCGCCGAGCACGCCATCGCCCTGATGTTCGCCGTTGCCCGCCAGATCCCGGAGGCCTCCGCTTCAACCCATGCGGGCAAATGGGAAAAGAGCAAGTTCATGGGCGTCGAGCTGACCGGCAAGGCGCTGGGCGTGATCGGCGCGGGCAACATCGGCGGTATCGTCTGCGACCGCGCGCGCGGGTTGCACATGAAGGTTCTGGCCTACGACCCGTTCCTGTCGGAAGACAAGGCCGACGCGATGGGAGTTCACAAGGTCGAGCTCGAGGAGCTGCTGGCCAAGGCCGACTTCATCACGCTGCACGTGCCGCTGACCGACCAGACCCGCAACATCCTCTCCGCCGAGAACCTCGCCAAGACCAAGAAGGGCGTGCGGATCATCAACTGCGCGCGCGGCGGGCTGGTGGACGAGGCCGCGCTGGCCGAGCTGCTGAAGTCCGGGCACGTGGCTGGCGCCGCCTTCGACGTGTTTGCCGAGGAGCCGGCCACGGAGAACGTGCTGTTCAACCTGCCCAACGTGGTCTGCACCCCGCACCTTGGCGCCTCCACCTCGGAAGCGCAGGAAAACGTGGCGTTGCAGGTGGCCGAGCAGATGTCGAACTATCTGCTCGACGGGGCGGTGGAGAACGCGTTGAACATGCCCTCGATGACCGCCGAAGAGGCCAAGGTGATGGGCCCCTGGGTGAAGCTCGCCAGCCATCTCGGCGCCTTCATCGGCCAGATGACCGACGAGCCGATCAAGGCGATCAACATCCTTTACGATGGTGTGGTTTCCACCATGAACCTGCCGGCGCTGAACTGCTCGGTGGTGGCGGGCATCATGAAGCGCGCCAACCCCGACGTTAACCTGGTGAGCGCCCCTGTGATCGCCAAGGAGCGCGGCGTGAAGATCTCCACCACCAGCCAGGACAAGGCCGGCGCCTTTGACGGCTACATCAAGGTGACGGTGGTGACCGACATCCGCGAGCGGTCTATCGCAGGCACGGTCTTTTCGGACGGCAAGCCGCGGTTCATCCAGATCAAGGGCATCAACATCGATGCCGAGATCGGCGCGCACATGCTCTACACCACCAACAAGGATGTGCCGGGCATCATCGGCACCCTGGGCCAGACGCTGGGCACCAACGGCGTGAACATCGCCAACTTCACCCTGGGCCGGTCCTCGGTGGGCAAGGATGCGATCGCGCTGCTCTATGTCGACGACAGGGTGCCGGACACGGTTCTCAAGAAGCTGGCCGATACCGAGCTTTTCCAGTCGATCAAGCCGCTTCAGTTCGACGTGGCCTGA
- a CDS encoding P-II family nitrogen regulator: protein MKLIIAAIKPFKLEEVREALTAIGVRGMMVTEIKGFGSQSGHTEIYRGAEYAVNFVPKVKLEIVVSAAMADQVVETIQTTAKTDKIGDGKIFVLDVNQAVRVRTGETNEEAL, encoded by the coding sequence GTGAAACTCATAATTGCAGCAATCAAGCCGTTCAAGCTGGAGGAGGTCCGCGAAGCTCTGACCGCCATCGGCGTCCGCGGCATGATGGTGACCGAGATCAAGGGCTTCGGCTCGCAGTCGGGCCACACCGAAATCTACCGCGGCGCCGAATACGCCGTGAACTTCGTGCCCAAGGTCAAGCTGGAGATCGTCGTGTCGGCGGCCATGGCCGACCAGGTGGTCGAGACCATCCAGACCACCGCCAAGACCGACAAGATCGGCGACGGCAAGATCTTCGTCCTGGACGTGAACCAGGCCGTGCGGGTGCGCACGGGCGAAACCAACGAAGAAGCGCTTTGA
- a CDS encoding SRPBCC family protein: MRDLEFIRDYSVSLDRLWAAVTRADQLLLWMGHDGMETLDSTLEFHQTGPWFMRMRGLDSGAIFEMGGQVTSVSPPKDGWGQVALTWAWVSPREMAGSESHVTYTVEATPEGARLTLTHRELPTTEMAQRHSKGWLGTLQRLERLLANP, encoded by the coding sequence ATGCGCGACCTCGAATTCATCCGCGACTACTCCGTGAGCCTCGACAGGCTCTGGGCCGCCGTCACGCGGGCCGATCAGCTGCTGCTCTGGATGGGCCATGACGGCATGGAGACGCTCGACAGCACGCTGGAGTTTCACCAGACCGGCCCATGGTTCATGCGGATGCGCGGGCTCGACAGCGGTGCGATCTTCGAGATGGGCGGGCAGGTGACCTCTGTCAGCCCGCCGAAGGACGGCTGGGGGCAGGTCGCGCTGACCTGGGCCTGGGTCTCGCCCAGGGAGATGGCCGGATCGGAGAGCCATGTCACCTATACCGTCGAGGCCACACCCGAGGGTGCAAGGCTGACGCTCACCCACCGGGAGTTGCCCACCACCGAGATGGCCCAGCGCCACTCGAAGGGCTGGCTCGGCACGCTCCAGCGGCTCGAACGGCTGCTGGCCAATCCCTGA